Proteins encoded in a region of the Dreissena polymorpha isolate Duluth1 chromosome 6, UMN_Dpol_1.0, whole genome shotgun sequence genome:
- the LOC127835955 gene encoding FMRFamide receptor-like, with protein MPHFYTSNVTDKSSSRENHGVPYMNITADEIDLHPITRCIELYIIPIICIIGVIGNTLSTIIFMNKTLRNSSCSIFLAVRGMSDNGFLTTLLIPWISRTFRLELGSTNGVCQLIVFLTYVCGFISVWMVVFVTAENYIRICRPFIVSRICTPAKAKLVVAALGLTAVALYNFPFWAMTPSSCESYPILYNVVQGLVYTDTVLTLVFPFVCIALLMTAIVCDLVRSYKRRNHHRAPSTRNNRNPMAKVTKMLFAVTISFFVLNLPSHVSRLRSTLINMTTGGGLSSLDQAVGQITLLIYYSSLAFNIVLYISFGSRFRCVFIEVFCSRCKDHISCMASNNYEKHNIEQSTSVLLLRNQGTKRVPIHQLTDENDVNNDC; from the coding sequence ATGCCGCACTTCTACACGTCAAACGTTACCGACAAATCCTCTTCGAGGGAAAACCATGGTGTACCGTATATGAATATTACGGCGGATGAAATAGACTTACACCCTATTACGCGTTgtatagaactttacatcattCCAATTATTTGCATCATTGGAGTGATTGGAAATACTTTATCAACAATCATCTTTATGAACAAGACACTGAGGAACAGTTCGTGCAGCATCTTTTTGGCCGTCAGGGGAATGTCTGACAACGGATTTCTAACAACACTTCTAATACCCTGGATTTCGAGAACATTCCGGCTGGAGTTAGGTTCCACAAATGGCGTTTGTCAGCTTATCGTATTTCTGACTTACGTTTGTGGTTTCATTTCCGTGTGGATGGTGGTTTTCGTTACTGCAGAAAATTACATTCGCATTTGCCGGCCGTTCATTGTCAGCCGAATTTGCACACCGGCTAAGGCTAAATTAGTAGTGGCTGCTTTGGGACTAACAGCAGTCGCTTTGTATAATTTTCCGTTTTGGGCGATGACGCCTTCATCTTGTGAGAGTTATCCTATTCTCTATAATGTCGTACAAGGACTAGTGTATACCGACACCGTCTTAACGCTAGTATTTCCATTCGTTTGTATCGCCCTGCTGATGACCGCAATCGTCTGTGATCTTGTTCGGTCCTACAAACGCCGAAATCATCATAGAGCCCCTAGCACAAGAAACAATCGGAATCCAATGGCAAAAGTAACCAAAATGCTGTTCGCTGTGACAATATCGTTCTTTGTGTTGAACTTACCGTCGCATGTTAGCAGGTTGCGTAGTACACTTATTAACATGACAACTGGTGGGGGTTTGTCTTCCTTGGACCAAGCTGTTGGACAAATAACGCTATTGATTTACTACTCATCCTTAGCATTCAATATTGTTCTGTACATTAGTTTTGGCAGCAGATTCCGCTGTGtttttattgaggtattttgctCAAGATGCAAAGATCACATTTCATGCATGGCGTCGAACAACTACGAAAAGCACAATATAGAGCAGTCAACGTCCGTTCTCCTTTTGAGGAATCAAGGGACTAAACGTGTACCAATTCATCAGTTGACGGACGAAAACGACGTCAACAACGATTGTTGA